A portion of the Malania oleifera isolate guangnan ecotype guangnan chromosome 3, ASM2987363v1, whole genome shotgun sequence genome contains these proteins:
- the LOC131152058 gene encoding transcription factor MYB87-like isoform X2: MGRSPCCDKANVKRGPWSPDEDETLKNYLQQHGNGGLKRCGKSCRLRWLNYLRPNIKHGGFTEEEDNIICTLYAKMGSRWSVIASQLPGRTDNDVKNHWNTKLKKNFQAKTNSINSNNTTPKNTNSSSLSLLPSTLPEPATNITAPSNTAGIYTLHDFPSSLLPQYLETLSPPTHLESHGGLSNVNECSKHDLPAAATQMSSEYGAIAKNRRSSTTGIHSTNNSTVTQEAWSINSVSSLHNVGDRCLSLPSPGGGAGKADGRVLSVDQFGVGFFANYDLVDGLWFQEKNSNEGLSIPATVLSPYVHIKPNELCPSFNY; this comes from the exons ATGGGAAGATCACCATGCTGCGACAAAGCAAATGTGAAGAGGGGGCCCTGGTCTCCTGATGAAGATGAAACTCTCAAGAACTACCTTCAACAGCACGGCAATGGCG GCCTTAAGCGTTGCGGCAAGAGTTGCCGGTTAAGATGGCTGAATTACCTCAGGCCCAACATCAAACATGGAGGTTTCACCGAGGAGGAAGACAACATCATCTGTACTCTGTATGCTAAGATGGGTAGCAG ATGGTCTGTCATAGCCTCTCAACTACCTGGAAGAACCGACAATGACGTGAAGAATCATTGGAACACCAAACTAAAGAAGAACTTTCAAGCCAAAACTAACTCCATAAACAGCAATAATACTACTCCTAAGAACACCAACTcgtcttctctttctcttcttccCTCAACATTGCCAGAGCCCGCCACTAATATTACTGCACCCAGCAACACTGCCGGAATTTACACTCTTCATGATTTTCCATCCTCTTTGCTGCCCCAATATTTAGAAACTTTATCTCCACCAACCCATTTAGAGTCCCATGGAGGATTAAGTAATGTGAATGAGTGCTCCAAACATGATCTTCCGGCTGCCGCCACCCAAATGTCGTCAGAATATGGTGCAATTGCAAAGAACCGAAGGAGCAGTACAACTGGTATTCACAGTACTAATAATTCTACAGTGACTCAAGAAGCCTGGAGCATCAATTCGGTTTCGTCTTTGCATAATGTGGGTGACAGGTGCCTTTCGCTGCCCAGTCCCGGAGGAGGGGCTGGCAAGGCGGATGGAAGAGTTTTAAGTGTGGATCAGTTTGGCGTTGGTTTCTTCGCTAACTATGATCTTGTTGATGGGTTGTGGTTTCAGGAGAAAAATAGTAATGAAGGCCTTAGCATTCCTGCTACTGTGCTTTCTCCCTATGTTCACATTAAGCCAAATGAACTTTGCCCAAGTTTTAATTATTAG
- the LOC131152058 gene encoding transcription factor MYB87-like isoform X1 produces MGRSPCCDKANVKRGPWSPDEDETLKNYLQQHGNGGNWIALPRKAGLKRCGKSCRLRWLNYLRPNIKHGGFTEEEDNIICTLYAKMGSRWSVIASQLPGRTDNDVKNHWNTKLKKNFQAKTNSINSNNTTPKNTNSSSLSLLPSTLPEPATNITAPSNTAGIYTLHDFPSSLLPQYLETLSPPTHLESHGGLSNVNECSKHDLPAAATQMSSEYGAIAKNRRSSTTGIHSTNNSTVTQEAWSINSVSSLHNVGDRCLSLPSPGGGAGKADGRVLSVDQFGVGFFANYDLVDGLWFQEKNSNEGLSIPATVLSPYVHIKPNELCPSFNY; encoded by the exons ATGGGAAGATCACCATGCTGCGACAAAGCAAATGTGAAGAGGGGGCCCTGGTCTCCTGATGAAGATGAAACTCTCAAGAACTACCTTCAACAGCACGGCAATGGCGGTAACTGGATTGCTTTACCTCGCAAAGCTg GCCTTAAGCGTTGCGGCAAGAGTTGCCGGTTAAGATGGCTGAATTACCTCAGGCCCAACATCAAACATGGAGGTTTCACCGAGGAGGAAGACAACATCATCTGTACTCTGTATGCTAAGATGGGTAGCAG ATGGTCTGTCATAGCCTCTCAACTACCTGGAAGAACCGACAATGACGTGAAGAATCATTGGAACACCAAACTAAAGAAGAACTTTCAAGCCAAAACTAACTCCATAAACAGCAATAATACTACTCCTAAGAACACCAACTcgtcttctctttctcttcttccCTCAACATTGCCAGAGCCCGCCACTAATATTACTGCACCCAGCAACACTGCCGGAATTTACACTCTTCATGATTTTCCATCCTCTTTGCTGCCCCAATATTTAGAAACTTTATCTCCACCAACCCATTTAGAGTCCCATGGAGGATTAAGTAATGTGAATGAGTGCTCCAAACATGATCTTCCGGCTGCCGCCACCCAAATGTCGTCAGAATATGGTGCAATTGCAAAGAACCGAAGGAGCAGTACAACTGGTATTCACAGTACTAATAATTCTACAGTGACTCAAGAAGCCTGGAGCATCAATTCGGTTTCGTCTTTGCATAATGTGGGTGACAGGTGCCTTTCGCTGCCCAGTCCCGGAGGAGGGGCTGGCAAGGCGGATGGAAGAGTTTTAAGTGTGGATCAGTTTGGCGTTGGTTTCTTCGCTAACTATGATCTTGTTGATGGGTTGTGGTTTCAGGAGAAAAATAGTAATGAAGGCCTTAGCATTCCTGCTACTGTGCTTTCTCCCTATGTTCACATTAAGCCAAATGAACTTTGCCCAAGTTTTAATTATTAG